In Quercus lobata isolate SW786 chromosome 12, ValleyOak3.0 Primary Assembly, whole genome shotgun sequence, a genomic segment contains:
- the LOC115970590 gene encoding glucan 1,3-beta-glucosidase-like translates to MVRDYVVYQYDVAFQIKAKSEVLVTADFAGNSEWGDNDPSVLVIKISGELQGEFQVTNGYGSQRTPQIMWNHWNTYIVEDDYEFISSNGLNAVRIPVGWWIGSDPTPNPYVEGSLHAMDKAFLWAKKYGVKIIIDLHAAPDSQNSWGHSSSRDGSQEWGKTDENIQQTVSVIELLTARYAKNPSLYAVELINEPVAPGVSLESLDKYYKAGYEAVRKHSNAYVVLSNRLGPADLREFLSLASGFMRSVIDVHYYNLFSSEFDSMTVQKNIDFVHRNRTSQLNYITTSNGPRIFIGEWAAEWDVNGTTKEEYQKFAEAQLHIYGHATFGWAYWTLKNVNNHWSLEWMIKNGYIKL, encoded by the exons ATGGTTCGTGACTATGTTGTATATCAGTATGATGTAGCTTTCCAAATCAAG GCGAAGTCAGAAGTGCTGGTGACGGCAGATTTTGCAGGGAATAGTGAATGGGGGGACAATGATCCCTCAGTTCTTGTGATAAAAATTTCGGGAGAATTACAGGGTGAGTTTCAAGTGACTAATGGTTATGGATCACAGAGAACCCCACAAATTATGTGG AACCATTGGAACACATACATAGTTGAGGATGACTACGAGTTCATATCAAGTAACGGATTGAACGCTGTGAGAATTCCTGTTGGTTGGTGGATAGGAAGCGATCCAACGCCCAATCCCTACGTTGAGGGATCATTGCATGCGATGGACAAAGCCTTCTTGTGGGCTAA GAAATATGGGGTGAAGATTATAATTGACCTTCATGCAGCGCCCGACTCTCAAAATAGTTGGGGACACAGCTCTTCTAGAGACGGGTCTCAAGAATGGGGCAAAACAGATGAAAATATTCAACAAACAGTTTCTGTAATAGAATTGCTAACTGCAAG GTATGCAAAGAACCCAAGCCTTTATGCAGTTGAACTCATCAATGAACCTGTAGCACCAGGAGTATCACTAGAGAGCCTAGACAAGTACTACAAGGCTGGTTATGAAGCCGTGCGCAAGCACTCCAATGCTTATGTGGTGTTGTCTAACCGGTTAGGACCGGCCGACCTGAGGGAGTTCTTGTCTCTTGCTAGTGGCTTCATGAGATCAGTCATAGATGTCCATTATTACAACCTCTTCTCCAGCGAATTTGACAGCATGACTGTTCAAAAGAACATTGATTTCGTTCACCGCAACAGGACCTCGCAGTTGAATTATATCACAACATCAAATGGACCCCGTATTTTTATTG GTGAATGGGCAGCTGAGTGGGATGTTAATGGAACAACAAAAGAAGAATACCAAAAATTTGCCGAGGCCCAACTACATATTTATGGGCATGCAACATTTGGATGGGCTTATTGGACTCTTAAAAATGTCAATAACCATTGGAGTTTGGAGTGGATGATCAAGAATGGCTATATCAAACTTTAG
- the LOC115970092 gene encoding probable glucan 1,3-beta-glucosidase A has product MRKQHNNVQMAINSRILLLSIVVLLPICSVSQEMDNSSLGIKAVNLGGWLVTEGWIKPSLFDGIPNNDFLDGTGLQFKSVTTGKYLCAETGGGTIIVANRTAASGWESFSLWRLNETTFQFRVSNKQFVGLNNNGNGIDVVAVSTTPGKSETFEIVRKPDDKSRVRIRAPNGFFLQAKSEVLVTADFAENSEWGDNDPSVFVMKNFGGLQGEFQVTNGYGSQRAPQIMRNHWNTFIVEDDFKFVSTNGLNAVRIPVGWWIASNPTPKPYVEGSLQALDNAFLWAKKYGVKIIIDLHAAPGSQNGWEHSSSRDGSQEWGKTDENIQQTVDVIEFLTARYAKNPSLYAVELINEPRAPGASQESLNKYYKAGYEAVRKHSNAYVVLSNRLGPADPREFLSLASGFMRSVIDVHYYNLFSSEFDSMTVQQNIDFVHTNRFSQLNHVTTSNGPRILIGEWVAEWKVKGATKEEYQKFAKAQLDVYGRATFGWAYWALKNVNNHWSLEWMIKNGYIKL; this is encoded by the exons ATGAGAAAACAACATAACAACGTACAAATGGCGATCAATTCAAGAATATTGCTGCTAAGCATAGTTGTTCTCTTGCCTATTTGTTCTGTTTCTCAAGAGATGGACAATTCAAGCTTGGGAATAAAAGCAGTAAATCTGGGAGGTTGGCTGGTCACAGAAGGATGGATTAAACCTTCTCTCTTTGATGGCATCCCCAACAATGACTTTTTG GATGGAACTGGGCTTCAGTTCAAATCAGTAACAACTGGGAAGTATCTTTGTGCTGAGACTGGAGGAGGAACCATTATAGTTGCTAACAGAACAGCTGCTTCAGGGTGGGAGAGTTTTAGT TTGTGGAGGCTCAATGAGACAACTTTCCAATTCAGAGTCTCCAATAAGCAGTTTGTGGGGCTGAACAACAATGGGAATGGGATTGATGTGGTGGCTGTTTCAACCACGCCTGGTAAGTCTGAGACATTTGAGATTGTAAGAAAGCCTGATGATAAAAGCCGTGTTCGAATCAGAGCACCCAATGGATTCTTCTTACAG GCGAAGTCAGAAGTGCTGGTGACTGCAGATTTTGCAGAGAATAGCGAATGGGGAGACAATGATCCCTCAGtttttgtgatgaaaaattttggagggTTACAGGGTGAGTTTCAAGTGACTAATGGTTATGGATCACAGAGAGCCCCACAAATTATGCGG AACCATTGGAACACATTCATAGTTGAGGATGACTTCAAGTTCGTATCAACAAACGGATTGAACGCAGTGAGAATTCCTGTTGGTTGGTGGATAGCAAGCAATCCAACGCCCAAGCCCTACGTTGAGGGATCATTGCAAGCGTTGGACAACGCCTTCTTGTGGGCTAA GAAATATGGCGTGAAGATTATAATTGATCTTCATGCAGCGCCTGGTTCTCAAAATGGTTGGGAACACAGCTCTTCTAGAGACGGCTCTCAAGAATGGGGCAAAACAGATGAAAATATTCAACAAACAGTTGATGTCATAGAATTCCTAACTGCGAG GTATGCAAAGAACCCAAGCCTTTATGCAGTTGAACTCATCAATGAACCTCGAGCACCAGGAGCGTCACAAGAGAGCCTAAACAAGTACTACAAGGCTGGTTATGAAGCCGTGCGCAAGCACTCCAATGCTTATGTGGTGTTGTCTAACCGGTTAGGACCAGCCGACCCGAGGGAGTTCTTGTCTCTTGCTAGTGGCTTCATGAGATCAGTCATAGATGTCCATTATTACAACCTCTTCTCCAGCGAATTTGacagcatgactgttcagcagAACATTGATTTCGTTCACACCAACAGGTTCTCGCAGTTGAATCATGTCACAACATCAAATGGACCCCGTATTTTGATTG GCGAATGGGTTGCTGAGTGGAAAGTTAAGGGAGCAACAAAAGAAGAATACCAAAAATTTGCTAAGGCCCAACTAGATGTTTATGGGCGAGCAACATTTGGATGGGCTTATTGGGCTCTTAAAAATGTCAATAACCATTGGAGTTTGGAGTGGATGATCAAGAATGGCTATATCAAACTTTAG